A region from the Branchiostoma floridae strain S238N-H82 chromosome 9, Bfl_VNyyK, whole genome shotgun sequence genome encodes:
- the LOC118422507 gene encoding tripartite motif-containing protein 2-like isoform X2 — protein sequence MEDIKAMQESTASHPFNPLERRVTFAKKDSTIAVFDSKQHTSRISQHFGQFGRADGEFHRPAGVIVSNLGEIYVADTGNQRIQVFDSSGVFLRLFTTRINGYTKSCPTGIAIVGNMFLVTDPVNNAVNMFDFRGNFTGHFSEDTVFDRPASISVDRTYGIVAISDQLGVRIFTAKGERRAGDILLAGHVGPIANEVACNGRGEILLSCWYDHCVKVYDLNSGFKTRIGDRGDWLGRLERPRGVGVDRQGKIVVSDAGNRRVQLFDPRDRLGFCRLVAAPADGLREPYGVQALSDGRFVVVDNALSKVFSVSKSRCEP from the exons ATGGAGGATATAAAAGCAATGCAAGAG TCTACTGCTTCTCATCCCTTCAACCCACTTGAAAGACGTGTAACGTTTGCTAAAAAGGATAGCACGATTGCTGTGTTCGACAGCAAACAGCACACCTCTCGGATCAGCCAGCACTTCGGACAGTTCGGCAGGGCCGATGGAGAGTTCCATCGTCCAGCAGGAGTTATAGTATCAAATTTAGGAGAGATTTATGTGGCGGATACAGGCAACCAACGGATACAG GTTTTTGACAGCAGTGGAGTGTTCCTCCGTTTATTCACCACGAGAATTAACGGATACACAAAGTCCTGTCCGACCGGCATTGCGATCGTTGGCAACATGTTTCTCGTCACTGATCCAGTCAACAACGCCGTAAACATGTTCGACTTCCGAGGAAACTTTACTGGTCACTTCAGTGAAGACACTGTATTTGATAGACCAGCTAGTATCTCCGTTGATAGAACGTACGGAATTGTAGCAATTTCAGATCAATTAGGAGTGAGGATATTTACAGCGAAAGGAGAACGTAGAGCCGGAGATATCTTGCTAGCCGGCCATGTTGGACCGATTGCAAATGAAGTCGCCTGCAACGGTCGTGGGGAGATCTTACTGTCGTGTTGGTACGACCACTGTGTGAAAGTCTACGACCTCAACAGTGGCTTCAAAACACGAATAGGAGACAGGGGGGATTGGCTGGGTCGTCTGGAGCGCCCCCGCGGGGTGGGGGTGGACAGGCAGGGGAAAATTGTGGTGTCAGATGCAGGGAACCGACGAGTCCAACTGTTCGATCCTCGGGATCGGCTCGGGTTTTGTCGGCTAGTGGCGGCGCCGGCCGACGGCTTACGAGAGCCGTACGGGGTACAAGCGTTGTCTGACGGGAGATTTGTTGTGGTAGACAACGCGCTGAGTAAAGTATTTAGTGTCAGTAAGAGTCGCTGTGAGCCTTGA
- the LOC118422507 gene encoding tripartite motif-containing protein 2-like isoform X1, giving the protein MEDIKAMQEVSDELTSMTKSTASHPFNPLERRVTFAKKDSTIAVFDSKQHTSRISQHFGQFGRADGEFHRPAGVIVSNLGEIYVADTGNQRIQVFDSSGVFLRLFTTRINGYTKSCPTGIAIVGNMFLVTDPVNNAVNMFDFRGNFTGHFSEDTVFDRPASISVDRTYGIVAISDQLGVRIFTAKGERRAGDILLAGHVGPIANEVACNGRGEILLSCWYDHCVKVYDLNSGFKTRIGDRGDWLGRLERPRGVGVDRQGKIVVSDAGNRRVQLFDPRDRLGFCRLVAAPADGLREPYGVQALSDGRFVVVDNALSKVFSVSKSRCEP; this is encoded by the exons ATGGAGGATATAAAAGCAATGCAAGAG GTTTCTGATGAACTCACGTCCATGACGAAGTCTACTGCTTCTCATCCCTTCAACCCACTTGAAAGACGTGTAACGTTTGCTAAAAAGGATAGCACGATTGCTGTGTTCGACAGCAAACAGCACACCTCTCGGATCAGCCAGCACTTCGGACAGTTCGGCAGGGCCGATGGAGAGTTCCATCGTCCAGCAGGAGTTATAGTATCAAATTTAGGAGAGATTTATGTGGCGGATACAGGCAACCAACGGATACAG GTTTTTGACAGCAGTGGAGTGTTCCTCCGTTTATTCACCACGAGAATTAACGGATACACAAAGTCCTGTCCGACCGGCATTGCGATCGTTGGCAACATGTTTCTCGTCACTGATCCAGTCAACAACGCCGTAAACATGTTCGACTTCCGAGGAAACTTTACTGGTCACTTCAGTGAAGACACTGTATTTGATAGACCAGCTAGTATCTCCGTTGATAGAACGTACGGAATTGTAGCAATTTCAGATCAATTAGGAGTGAGGATATTTACAGCGAAAGGAGAACGTAGAGCCGGAGATATCTTGCTAGCCGGCCATGTTGGACCGATTGCAAATGAAGTCGCCTGCAACGGTCGTGGGGAGATCTTACTGTCGTGTTGGTACGACCACTGTGTGAAAGTCTACGACCTCAACAGTGGCTTCAAAACACGAATAGGAGACAGGGGGGATTGGCTGGGTCGTCTGGAGCGCCCCCGCGGGGTGGGGGTGGACAGGCAGGGGAAAATTGTGGTGTCAGATGCAGGGAACCGACGAGTCCAACTGTTCGATCCTCGGGATCGGCTCGGGTTTTGTCGGCTAGTGGCGGCGCCGGCCGACGGCTTACGAGAGCCGTACGGGGTACAAGCGTTGTCTGACGGGAGATTTGTTGTGGTAGACAACGCGCTGAGTAAAGTATTTAGTGTCAGTAAGAGTCGCTGTGAGCCTTGA
- the LOC118422937 gene encoding mucin-like protein has translation MVVVTSPGGFLKTEDWRRKAAEGIARRTSNCRWIRAWGDPHITTLDGVRYAFNGLGEFVVVDVDNGEHQVQGRTCFAKGSSHATVFCAIATAQKNHSGIQVNLEGESGVGVYVNNSAVNMTLSEEEDFELEVDDTAVLTRPANNSILIVFFSGITVKVTANKAMLFMEFSAPEEYMNKTRGLLGRWDGDTSNDFEFFNGTLLPPKSSERNIFEMGSSWQVTDGDGPKKSIFQYKPGEDSSNSTSAGFIPKFTDELDFGDPDLEEEAREVCGNDTSCLFDVAETGDIEVGRLAEAEEQNFENSVFARDTFPPLISGPDAVYVNLGDVVEIQVNVSDPAGLNLTIETGDEVPADVSVSFNGDDVTLLWNVTSDEIFNLQLVATNTENSSAEYWPVVYMCSCRNNGSCNTSNSMDPSLVSDDKRFVIMDCVCQDGYTGQQCETDIDACAANFDPCFPGVNCTDLTPPADVDGYECGECPVGYEGNGTICQDVDECETDEGLLCQHTCINNIGNFTCGCHPGYHLLENGFNCSDIDECAMPNNCSQLCDNTDGSYNCSCWDGFSLDTDGQSCQPNNPCEGGTDPGCDPVGGWCMVNETGTAVCVCEAGYELANDSVTCLDKDECELGERHCHQLCNNTVGGYTCYCEDGYELPDDPSQLCKDIPEMTPPAMSTEPSSTASRQTQTDETHTDGVTAVTDGVTAVTDGVTVVTSVASQSIAGPITEQHVAGNTTTIVISVLSASAMLAVVALIFWRMSTRVKSVQLSGKHYPGSTDELVVNKIRMSETVEMKKM, from the exons ATGGTGGTGGTCACGTCACCAGGTGGTTTTCTTAAGACGGAGGATTGGAGGAGGAAGGCTGCTGAGGGGATCGCAAGGAGGACATCTAATTGTC GCTGGATCCGTGCTTGGGGAGACCCCCACATTACCACACTGGACGGAGTGCGGTACGCCTTCAATGGGCTAGGGGAGTTCGTGGTGGTGGATGTAGACAACGGAGAACATCAGGTGCAGGGAAGGACATGCTTTGCGAAAG GAAGCAGCCATGCAACAGTCTTCTGTGCCATCGCCACTGCCCAAAAGAACCACTCAGGTATCCAAGTCAACTTGGAAGGTGAATCTGGAGTGGGCGTTTACGTTAACAACTCCGCAGTCAACATGACGCTGTCTGAAGAGGAAGATTTCGAGTTAGAGGTTGACGACACCGCCGTCTTAACTCGACCAGCCAACAACTCCATACTTATCGTCTTTTTCAGCGGAATAACTGTGAAAGTTACAGCAAATAAG GCAATGCTCTTCATGGAGTTTTCTGCACCTGAGGAGTACATGAACAAGACGCGGGGCCTCCTGGGAAGATGGGACGGCGACACTTCCAACGACTTTGAGTTTTTCAACGGAACCTTACTTCCTCCCAAATCTTCGGAGAGAAACATCTTTGAAATGGGGAGCTCTT ggcaggtaacagaTGGTGATGGTCCAAAGAAGTCCATCTTCCAATACAAGCCCGGTGAAGATTCCAGCAACTCCACTTCTGCCGGTTTCATTCCGAAATTCACCGATGAACTGGACTTCGGTGATCCAGACCTAGAAGAGGAGGCGCGCGAAGTCTGCGGGAACGATACGTCATGCCTGTTTGATGTCGCCGAGACTGGGGACATAGAAGTCGGGAGGCTGGCGGAAGCAGAAGAGCAGAACTTTGAAAACAGCGTGTTCGCTCGAG ATACGTTTCCACCACTTATTTCTGGACCAGACGCCGTGTATGTAAACCTAGGAGATGTTGTGGAGATACAAGTCAACGTCTCTGATCCCGCCGGCCTCAACCTGACGATAGAAACGGGCGACGAAGTACCAGCGGACGTCTCCGTATCTTTCAacggtgatgacgtcacccttCTGTGGAATGTGACATCCGACGAAATCTTCAACCTTCAG CTCGTGGCGACAAATACAGAGAACAGCTCTGCTGAGTACTGGCCCGTTGTGTACATGTGCTCCTGTAGAAACAATGGGTCCTGCAACACCAGCAACAGCATGGACCCTTCACTTGTCAGTGATGACAAGAG GTTTGTCATCATGGATTGTGTATGTCAGGATGGCTATACGGGTCAACAGTGTGAAACTGATATCGACGCCTGTGCTGCGAACTTCGACCCTTGTTTCCCCGGAGTGAACTGCACAGATCTCACCCCACCAGCTGATGTGGATGGATACGAGTGTGGAGAGTGCCCTGTGGGATATGAAGGCAACGGAACAATATGCCAAG ATGTGGATGAATGCGAGACAGATGAAGGCCTTCTGTGTCAACATACCTGTATAAACAACATTGGGAACTTCACCTGTGGCTGTCACCCAGGGTATCATCTTTTGGAGAACGGCTTTAATTGTTCCG ACATCGATGAATGTGCCATGCCGAACAACTGCAGTCAGCTGTGTGACAACACAGACGGGTCCTACAACTGTTCCTGTTGGGACGGCTTCAGTCTGGATACAGATGGCCAGTCCTGCCAGC CAAACAATCCATGTGAGGGAGGTACTGACCCTGGCTGTGACCCCGTGGGAGGTTGGTGCATGGTGAATGAGACCGGTACGgccgtctgtgtgtgtgaggcCGGGTACGAGTTAGCAAACGACAGCGTAACATGCCTAG ATAAGGATGAATGCGAATTGGGGGAAAGACACTGTCACCAACTTTGCAACAACACTGTTGGAGGATACACGTGTTACTGTGAGGATGGATATGAGTTGCCAGATGATCCTTCACAACTATGCAAAG ATATACCCGAGATGACACCTCCTGCCATGTCCACTGAACCTTCGTCTACCGCCAGCAGGCAGACGCAAACTGACGAAACTCACACTGATGGTGTGACAGCGGTAACGGATGGTGTGACAGCGGTAACGGATGGTGTGACAGTGGTAACGTCAGTggcatcgcagagcatcgctGGACCAATCACAGAACAACACGTGGCAGGGAACACCACAACCATCGTCATCAGCGTCCTCTCGGCTTCAGCAATGCTTGCTGTAGTGGCTTTGATCTTTTGGCGCATGAG CACCCGAGTGAAGAGTGTTCAACTGTCGGGCAAACACTATCCGGGATCCACAGACGAACTGGTCGTCAATAAGATCCGCATGTCAGAGACAGTGGAGATGAAGAAGATGTGA
- the LOC118422938 gene encoding multiple epidermal growth factor-like domains protein 6, with translation MGAAIAFVCLAVLAVIPDSQCSTCFQTYQCSVSQTYRQSYQVNCGTWGWDWQRCTRYRIAYRRAYSTCRRCCTGYTGSSCTDRNECASSNGGCAHNCVNTVGSYRCTCRPGYQLYSSRYCRDVNECSSNNGGCDHICTNTAGSYYCTCRPGYHLSGTHQCIGDSDDNECEVENGGCQQICVNTDGSFYCSCQPGYALDANGVTCSEVNECHSNELQDCHYCINTPGSFRCTCRDGHRLVNERECRGC, from the exons ATGGGGGCCGCCATAGCGTTCGTCTGCCTGGCAGTTCTTGCTGTAATACCCGACTCACA ATGCTCCACATGTTTCCAGACCTACCAATGCTCCGTCTCCCAGACTTATCGCCAGAGTTACCAGGTTAACTGTGGCACCTGGGGATGGGACTGGCAGAGATGTACAAGATACAG GATCGCCTACCGCAGGGCATATTCCACCTGTCGACGATGCTGTACTGGGTACACGGGAAGCTCATGTACAG ATCGCAACGAATGCGCCAGCAGCAATGGAGGGTGTGCCCACAACTGTGTGAATACAGTAGGGAGTTACCGGTGCACATGTCGACCTGGATACCAGCTATATTCATCTCGATACTGCCGAG ATGTAAACGAATGCTCTAGCAACAACGGTGGGTGTGATCACATCTGCACTAATACCGCGGGAAGTTATTACTGTACCTGCCGGCCTGGTTACCACCTGTCAGGGACGCATCAATGTATTG GTGACTCAGATGACAATGAGTGTGAAGTAGAGAACGGTGGATGTCAGCAAATCTGCGTCAACACTGACGGAAGTTTCTATTGTTCCTGTCAACCCGGATATGCCTTGGATGCCAACGGTGTTACCTGTAGCG AAGTAAATGAGTGTCATTCAAACGAACTGCAAGACTGCCACTACTGCATCAACACCCCTGGTTCGTTTCGCTGTACTTGTCGAGACGGACACAGGCTAGTCAATGAAAGAGAATGTCGTG GAtgttga